One region of Thiorhodovibrio frisius genomic DNA includes:
- a CDS encoding AAA family ATPase → MHFPYGLSDFGKVREQGYWYLDRTDRIPVLEAAGDQLIFLRPRRFGKSLLLSMLEHYYDLNRAEQFEALFGPLAIGQHPTARHNQYFVLKWDFSLVAAHGEIGAIEAALHQHINDRIYQCIDDYQSHWKGAISLHPHNALSSFESLLGAVRRTPHKLYLLIDEYDNFANEVLMAAHPGGQDRYQTLLQGEGLMKTVFKSVKAAAGGMGLDRVFITGVSPVVLSDMTSGYNVGKDLFLLPQFNDLCGFTEGEVAAVLNQLTQEGGDWSADKALATMRTFYNGYRFSEEAGESLYNPTLSLYFFDALATQGKYPRQMLDENLAMDRNKLIYIASMPHGEDLLIEALSGDDRVLVPELVQRFGVADVLAAVKDQPFMASLLYFFGILTLAGEGELAKLILRIPNLVARGLYVERLRERWLPATDVRAASRAAAERLYLEADLTPLCALIEQSYFAVLSNRDYRWTNELMVKFAFLTLLFDDRLYMAVSELETERGYADLALIVRPDMRRFQALDLLLEFKYLSLKELGLSGEQVQQESRDAMAQRPAVAAKLDEAEAQARDYGGTLTRRHGLTDLRAFAVVALGVERLVWRRLPGTAAKITS, encoded by the coding sequence ATGCACTTTCCCTATGGTCTGAGCGATTTTGGCAAAGTGCGCGAGCAAGGATATTGGTATCTTGATCGCACGGATCGAATTCCCGTACTGGAAGCCGCCGGCGATCAACTGATTTTCCTGCGCCCGCGCCGCTTCGGCAAAAGCCTGCTGCTGTCGATGCTGGAGCACTATTACGACCTGAACCGCGCCGAGCAGTTCGAGGCACTGTTCGGCCCGCTCGCCATCGGGCAGCACCCGACAGCACGGCACAATCAATACTTCGTGCTCAAATGGGATTTCTCGCTGGTCGCCGCGCATGGTGAGATCGGCGCTATCGAAGCAGCGCTGCATCAGCATATCAACGACAGAATCTATCAATGCATCGATGACTACCAATCGCACTGGAAAGGTGCGATCTCATTGCATCCGCACAATGCGCTCTCGTCGTTCGAGTCTCTGTTAGGCGCGGTGCGGAGAACCCCCCACAAGCTCTACCTGCTGATTGACGAATACGACAACTTCGCCAATGAAGTGCTGATGGCCGCGCATCCGGGCGGGCAGGATCGCTACCAGACCCTGCTCCAAGGCGAAGGCTTGATGAAAACCGTGTTCAAGTCAGTCAAGGCCGCCGCTGGCGGTATGGGGCTGGATCGGGTGTTCATCACCGGCGTCTCGCCGGTGGTCTTGAGCGACATGACCAGCGGCTACAACGTCGGCAAGGATCTGTTCCTGCTCCCCCAGTTCAACGACCTGTGCGGCTTTACCGAGGGGGAAGTTGCAGCCGTGCTGAACCAGCTCACCCAAGAAGGTGGCGACTGGTCGGCAGACAAGGCGCTGGCGACCATGCGAACCTTCTACAACGGTTATCGCTTTAGCGAGGAGGCCGGGGAAAGTCTCTACAACCCCACCCTAAGCCTGTACTTTTTCGACGCGCTGGCCACCCAGGGCAAATATCCCCGGCAGATGCTCGATGAAAACCTGGCCATGGATCGGAACAAGCTGATCTATATCGCCTCAATGCCCCATGGCGAGGACCTGTTGATCGAGGCGCTGAGCGGCGATGACCGAGTGCTGGTGCCGGAACTGGTGCAACGCTTTGGCGTGGCCGATGTGCTGGCGGCGGTGAAGGATCAGCCGTTCATGGCGTCGCTGCTGTATTTCTTTGGCATCCTGACCCTGGCGGGCGAAGGCGAACTGGCCAAACTGATCCTGCGCATTCCCAACCTGGTCGCGCGCGGGCTTTATGTGGAACGCTTGCGCGAGCGCTGGCTGCCGGCGACGGATGTGCGTGCCGCTAGCCGCGCAGCGGCCGAGCGGCTGTATCTGGAAGCCGACCTGACCCCGCTGTGCGCGCTGATCGAACAGAGCTATTTCGCCGTGCTGTCCAACCGCGACTACCGCTGGACCAACGAGCTGATGGTGAAATTCGCCTTCCTGACGCTCTTGTTCGACGACCGCCTCTACATGGCCGTCTCCGAGCTGGAGACCGAGCGCGGTTATGCCGATCTGGCCCTGATCGTCCGCCCGGACATGCGGCGTTTCCAGGCGCTCGACCTGCTGCTGGAATTCAAATATCTCAGCCTGAAGGAACTCGGCCTGAGCGGCGAGCAGGTGCAGCAGGAATCGCGCGACGCAATGGCCCAACGGCCGGCGGTGGCCGCCAAGCTCGACGAGGCCGAAGCCCAAGCGCGCGACTATGGCGGCACCCTGACCCGGCGCCATGGCCTGACCGACCTGCGCGCTTTCGCCGTGGTCGCCCTGGGGGTCGAGCGACTGGTCTGGCGGCGGCTGCCCGGCACGGCGGCGAAGATCACCAGCTAG
- a CDS encoding type II toxin-antitoxin system Phd/YefM family antitoxin, protein MSALTVNVHEAKTHFSRLLEQAHAGQEIVLAKAGKPYARLMPLDQAESGRRPGRLSGCVDDAFFEPLPDDELRAWEPTG, encoded by the coding sequence ATGTCCGCCTTAACCGTCAACGTCCATGAGGCAAAAACCCATTTTTCTCGCCTGCTTGAACAGGCGCATGCCGGTCAGGAGATCGTCCTGGCTAAAGCGGGAAAGCCCTATGCGCGCCTGATGCCGCTCGACCAAGCAGAGTCGGGGCGCCGCCCCGGGCGCCTTTCTGGGTGCGTGGATGATGCGTTTTTTGAGCCGCTGCCGGATGATGAGCTGCGCGCCTGGGAGCCAACCGGGTGA
- a CDS encoding tetratricopeptide repeat protein, producing the protein MNTPTNIDSPPPNPGDLAFQAGRAARKAGQLDAAITHFREAVRLVPDSVPAQHK; encoded by the coding sequence GTGAACACGCCAACCAACATCGATAGCCCCCCACCCAACCCGGGTGATCTGGCCTTTCAAGCGGGGCGCGCGGCGCGCAAAGCCGGCCAGCTCGACGCAGCCATCACCCACTTTCGCGAGGCCGTGCGCCTGGTGCCCGACAGCGTGCCGGCGCAACACAAATGA
- a CDS encoding sensor histidine kinase, with amino-acid sequence MIWVILLLLGGCATNATDSSPRPDRGVLDLRGWTPHNGPITLRGEWAFHWRTFLPPNEARQSVPDRYVSVPSTWNHYQMAGENLPGHGYASYRLQILTDLPVGTLLALQVHSFSSAYRLFVDDLLVAANGTPGTSVEEEQGQYRPLVAVFSVPDARFELLIQVSNHHYARGGFWADIFLGDANTLIDQVLSRSLQEAALFGALLVIGFFYAAVYFLLRRHRYLLTFALFCLILIVILDMAHLLLLTRLAPAISIEQIAFLHYSSTAWGGFLLLLYTHQLFSTALSAVLVRIWLAINLVAQSAYLLLPMSSYSAFGPLSNLLDISVLVCTLLVCLLAVRARKQGGLIHLTSLLVLVIINLHDVLYLTNAISSIAGSSLHLGVFVFLLLQLILQAQRISLLNEQNQANEMAFLRAQINPHFLYNTLNTVISLSRRDMEKARQLLYQFSEFLRQSFDFKNLNQHTSLDEELAMVELFVSIQRERFGERVQVKYQLPGITTYQVPANVLQPIVENAINHGILPRREGGIVAVSVEATRQELHFVVSDDGIGMDPVATLGRQGDQRQGIGLNNINRRLLHLYGRGLEITSTPDQGTRVRWSIPLVTAAAE; translated from the coding sequence ATGATCTGGGTCATTCTGCTCCTGCTCGGCGGTTGCGCCACCAACGCAACCGATAGCTCCCCGCGTCCAGATCGGGGCGTGCTCGATTTGCGTGGCTGGACTCCGCACAATGGGCCGATCACACTCAGGGGCGAGTGGGCCTTTCACTGGCGGACCTTCCTGCCCCCTAATGAGGCGCGCCAGTCAGTTCCGGATCGCTATGTCTCGGTTCCCTCCACTTGGAACCATTATCAGATGGCCGGTGAAAACCTGCCTGGGCACGGCTATGCCAGCTATCGTCTACAGATTCTGACCGATCTACCTGTCGGGACCCTGCTGGCCTTGCAAGTGCACAGTTTCTCGAGTGCCTATCGGCTGTTTGTTGATGACCTGCTGGTAGCCGCCAATGGCACCCCTGGGACTAGCGTCGAGGAGGAGCAGGGGCAGTATCGTCCCCTGGTGGCCGTCTTCAGTGTGCCAGACGCCAGGTTCGAGCTGTTGATCCAGGTGTCTAACCATCATTATGCCCGTGGCGGATTCTGGGCTGACATCTTTCTTGGCGATGCCAACACCCTGATTGATCAGGTACTCAGCCGCTCTTTGCAGGAAGCCGCCCTGTTCGGCGCTTTGCTGGTGATCGGGTTTTTCTATGCGGCGGTCTACTTTCTGCTCCGCCGGCATCGCTATCTCCTCACCTTTGCGCTTTTCTGTCTGATCCTGATTGTTATTCTGGACATGGCGCACCTGTTGCTGCTGACTCGCTTGGCTCCGGCAATCAGTATTGAGCAGATCGCCTTTCTTCATTATTCCAGTACAGCCTGGGGTGGCTTCCTGCTGTTGCTCTATACCCATCAGCTGTTTTCCACCGCACTTTCCGCTGTGCTTGTGCGGATCTGGCTGGCGATCAATTTGGTCGCCCAAAGTGCTTATCTGTTGCTGCCGATGTCAAGCTATTCCGCCTTTGGTCCGCTGAGCAACCTGCTGGACATCAGCGTCCTCGTCTGCACCCTGCTGGTTTGCCTGCTCGCTGTCCGCGCGCGAAAACAGGGGGGGCTGATTCACCTGACCAGCCTGCTGGTGCTGGTCATCATTAATCTGCATGATGTCCTGTATCTGACCAATGCCATCAGTAGTATTGCCGGCAGTTCCCTGCATCTGGGTGTCTTTGTTTTTCTGCTGTTGCAGTTAATTCTCCAGGCCCAGCGCATCTCCCTGCTTAACGAACAGAATCAAGCCAACGAAATGGCCTTTTTACGCGCGCAGATTAATCCCCATTTTCTTTACAACACCTTGAATACCGTCATCTCTTTGTCGCGGCGCGACATGGAAAAAGCCCGCCAGCTGCTGTACCAATTTAGCGAATTTCTGCGCCAGAGTTTTGATTTCAAGAATCTCAATCAACACACTAGCCTTGACGAAGAATTGGCAATGGTCGAGCTCTTTGTTTCCATCCAGCGGGAACGCTTCGGTGAGCGGGTTCAGGTCAAGTACCAGCTCCCGGGGATCACAACCTACCAGGTGCCGGCCAACGTCCTGCAGCCGATTGTAGAAAATGCCATCAATCACGGGATTTTGCCCCGCAGAGAAGGGGGGATTGTCGCTGTCAGCGTCGAAGCAACCCGGCAAGAACTCCATTTTGTTGTCAGTGATGATGGCATCGGCATGGACCCAGTCGCCACCCTGGGCCGGCAGGGTGACCAACGCCAGGGGATCGGCCTGAATAATATTAACCGCCGCCTGCTGCATCTCTATGGCCGGGGGTTGGAGATTACCAGCACCCCCGACCAGGGCACCCGAGTGCGATGGTCCATCCCTCTGGTCACCGCGGCCGCAGAGTAA
- a CDS encoding response regulator → MPMTAVLIDDEQPALDELQELLRAHAADLQVVGCYRYPEDLLAQAARLRPDVAFVDVAMPGMDGLTLARQLQQQLPKIAIVFVTAHAGYAVKAFDCAAEDYLLKPLQPRRLATTVERLRARIDQGPRQSHIRITTFGGLRVQTPKGPLTWHSSKTRELFAWLLHHHGNPINREQLLDALHPDVSFSRAESRFHNDSYHIRKSLESGAVGESIRLTKLGLELSADVFWDKAHFGHLLSLAARQQDPLPSLEQAIDLYQGDYLADAPWPWADPFRERLRLQYQAALLSAATEHRRRGQLERAEILLLTAREQDPFNEQTVIHLVELYLQDNRLPHALSLYHGYAQLLVDELQAEPGSKLRALIAAANR, encoded by the coding sequence ATGCCCATGACCGCCGTGTTGATAGACGATGAACAGCCGGCCCTTGATGAACTACAAGAATTGCTGAGGGCGCACGCCGCTGACCTGCAAGTGGTCGGCTGTTATCGCTACCCCGAGGATCTGCTGGCGCAGGCCGCAAGGCTGCGTCCCGACGTGGCCTTTGTTGATGTCGCCATGCCGGGCATGGATGGGCTGACACTGGCTAGGCAGCTGCAACAGCAACTGCCCAAGATTGCCATTGTGTTTGTCACCGCCCATGCCGGTTACGCGGTCAAAGCCTTTGATTGCGCAGCCGAGGATTATCTGCTCAAGCCGCTGCAACCCCGGCGGCTCGCCACAACCGTGGAACGACTGCGAGCGCGGATCGATCAAGGTCCCCGCCAATCCCACATCCGCATCACCACCTTCGGCGGCCTGCGGGTCCAGACGCCAAAGGGCCCGCTGACATGGCACTCCAGCAAAACCCGTGAGCTCTTCGCTTGGCTGCTGCATCACCACGGCAACCCGATCAACCGCGAGCAACTGCTCGACGCCCTCCATCCCGATGTGTCCTTCTCTCGCGCTGAAAGCCGCTTCCACAACGACAGCTACCACATCCGCAAAAGTCTCGAGAGCGGGGCCGTCGGCGAGAGCATCCGGCTGACGAAACTTGGTCTGGAATTGTCCGCTGATGTCTTCTGGGACAAGGCGCATTTTGGCCATCTGTTGTCACTGGCGGCCAGACAGCAAGATCCACTCCCCTCTCTGGAGCAAGCGATCGACCTCTACCAAGGTGATTACCTGGCCGATGCGCCGTGGCCCTGGGCTGATCCGTTTCGCGAACGCTTGCGGTTGCAGTATCAGGCCGCGCTGCTCAGTGCCGCGACCGAACATCGGCGGCGAGGGCAACTCGAGCGGGCCGAAATCCTGCTGCTTACCGCCAGGGAGCAGGATCCGTTCAACGAGCAGACGGTGATCCACTTGGTCGAGCTTTACCTTCAGGACAATCGCCTGCCCCATGCCCTGAGCCTCTACCACGGTTATGCGCAGTTGCTGGTGGATGAACTGCAAGCGGAACCAGGCAGTAAGTTGCGCGCGTTAATCGCCGCCGCAAACCGCTAA